The following coding sequences lie in one Zingiber officinale cultivar Zhangliang chromosome 2B, Zo_v1.1, whole genome shotgun sequence genomic window:
- the LOC122047415 gene encoding RING-H2 finger protein ATL58-like — translation MSCGSSDPPTYCSAASPELKLYQAFIFSVPVFFTFVLLLLFYLSYLQRRRAHWQSLRLRAAQLSRGETSRRPGSGIKKELREMLPVVVFKESFLIRETQCSVCLGEYQSDDRLQRIPHCGHTFHVDCIDHWLASNTTCPLCRVSLLPTTKFTSSISDHTAIAMEHGVLDPQPLERPTNSRLVSSENEAFDAQNGVDGFAGSRREVEVHTNVQQGSVAIVIEASGSV, via the exons ATGTCTTGTGGCTCCTCAGACCCACCTACATACTGCTCAGCTGCTTCTCCTGAGCTGAAGCTCTACCAGGCCTTCATCTTCTCTGTTCCGGTCTTCTTCACCTTTGTCCTCCTGCTTTTGTTCTATCTGTCCTACTTGCAGCGCCGCCGGGCGCATTGGCAATCCCTCAGATTGAGGGCCGCCCAGCTCAGTCGAGGAGAAACATCGAGA CGGCCGGGGTCGGGCATAAAGAAGGAGCTGAGAGAGATGCTTCCGGTAGTTGTGTTCAAAGAGAGCTTCTTGATCAGAGAGACACA ATGCTCTGTGTGCTTGGGGGAGTATCAGTCGGATGATCGCCTTCAGAGAATACCTCATTGTGGCCACACTTTTCATGTCGACTGCATTGATCATTGGCTTGCATCCAACACAACGTGTCCTCTCTGTCGAGTTTCGCTTCTTCCTACAACCAAATTCACATCTAGCATTTCAGATCACACGGCCATAGCGATGGAACATGGGGTCTTGGACCCCCAACCATTGGAGAGGCCGACTAATTCAAGACTTGTCAGCTCCGAAAATGAAGCATTTGATGCACAAAATGGTGTCGATGGATTTGCAGGTTCCAGGAGAGAGGTTGAAGTACATACAAATGTTCAGCAAGGGTCAGTGGCAATTGTAATTGAGGCCAGTGGAAGTGTTTGA